In Halobacteroides halobius DSM 5150, the genomic window ACTTGAACAGTTAGAATCTAAAGGAATTAATAAACGACGATTAGAAGCAAAGATGGCTGGGGGAGCACAGATGTTTAATTTAGTTAATACCAATAGTAAAATGAGGATAGGAGCGAGGAATATCGAGGCTGTAAAAGAAGAGTTAAATAATTATAAAATCCCTTTATTAGGATCAGAAGTAGGAGAAAACTATGGTAGAACAATGGAGTTTTATACAAAGACAGGTGAGGCAAAGATAAAAACGGTTAAGCATGATGATATAATATTATAGTTTCAAAAGCTATAAAGAGTAGGGGAGTGTTAAGCTTGAAGTTGTTAGCTAAGAAATTGGCCCTATTATTTTTTGTGATTGCTATAAGTGTAATTTCATTAGTCGGAATAGGTAGTAGTTTAAATTGGATCACTATTTTAAAAAGGGATTTAATCGGTGGTTTATTATTTAGTTTATTAGGGGGCGTAATTGGTCAATTAGTAGCTTATAATTTAGATAACTTTGGAATTGATGAAAATTCTAAACCTAGAGAAGAAGTAGCAGCTAGTCAAGCAGATACAGCAGATAAGAATGAGCAAAAATCTAAGATGGAATCACTTGAATTTGATACTGTAGATCAAACAGAAGAAAATGTAGTCAATATGGCTCAAGAAGACCCAGCTAAGATGGCTGACTTAGTTAGTAATATGAGTGATCAAGACTAGTAAGGAGGCAGTTTGAATGGCGGGGATTAATAAATTGTCTGAAGATAAATTATGGAAAAAATATAAGCAAAATGATTCACAAGCAGCTAAAGAAGAATTAATTTTAAGATATATACCTCTAATTAAACATATTGTAGGTAAAATTATGGTCACTATTCCAGATGAATATACTTTTGATGACTTGGTCAACTATGGTGTCTTAGGTTTAATTGATGCAATGAAGCGTTTTGATTATCAACGGGGAATAAAGTTTTCTACTTATGCGCTACCAAGGATTAAGGGTGCTATTTATGATGAGTTAAGAAGATTAGATTGGGTTCCAACTAGTATCAGAAGGCAAGCAAAGGAATTTGCTGAAGTTTTAGGCAGATTAGAGAATAAGTTAGGCCGCTCTCCTACTGATGAGGAATTGAAAGAAGAATTAAATCTAACCAATAATGAATATAACAAACTGCTAGCCCGGATTAATATTTCTGACAATATATCTTTAGATAAAGTTATTACCCAACAGAAAAATGGACTAAAGATTAAAGATATAATTAAGAGTGTCTCTCAAGAGGAACCTGACCAGATATTTAGTTATAATGAGACAAAAAGAATTCTAGGAGAAGCAATTGATAAGTTACCAGATAAAGAGAAATTAGTAATTAGTCTTTACTATCATGATGATCTAACATTACAAGAAATAGGTGAGGTTATGGAGCTAACAACAGCTAGAATCTCTCAATTACATACGAAAGCTATTTTTAGATTAAGGGGGCATTTAAGTAGAAAGAAAGATTTATTATTAGGCTAAAATTTAATTTAGTGTTCTGGAGAACTTTTTTTATTTTTATTATATGATATAATAGAAATAAATGGTTAAGGTGTTATAAAGAGGGGGGCTATAAATTGATTAATCAAAAGGTAAGGGTTGAGGGGGATACTAAAGAAGAAGCACTAACAAAAGCCTATCAATTAATTCAACAGCAAGTAGATAAGGAATTTGATAAAAGTAATATTTCTTTAAATCTTGTAAAAGAAGAGAAGAGACTATGGGGGTTAATGGGAACTAAGAAGGTCTATCAAGCTGTATTAAAGCTAAGGGAAGAAACTGATATTGATGGTGATTTTAATATCTTAATAAAAGAAGAGGGCATTTTTTTAGAGGTAATACAGCCTCAAGGCGATGGAGCTGGAGTTAGCTTGGCTGCAATAGAAGAGCAAATAACAGAAAAAGAGATTATTGAAGTTGATCAAGAAGCAGTTAGTGAAGCATTAACCCTTGGTCAAGAAAAGATAAAGATTGCTGAAAGAAAGCCAGAGTTAGATCGTGATGCAGAAATAAATCTAGAGATTAGTGATGATCAATTAAAGGCTTATTTAGATTATATTCCAGCATTAGGTGGTAAGAAATTGACAGCAGATGAAATTATAGATCAGGTCAAAGAAAGGGGCGTTATATTTGGTCTTAGAGAAGAGGAGTTTAGGGCCAAATTTAATCAAGATAAGGAATTAGAGAGCTTTTTAATAGCCCAAGGAGAAGAGCCCACTCCTGGTGAAGATGGCCAGCTTGATTTTAAATTTGACTTAGACCGTCAAGAGCAAAAGGTCAATTTAAAAGAAGACGGAACAGCAGATTTTTATAATTTGAATCGTATTGTTAATGTTGAATCTGGTGATTTGTTAGTAGAAAAAATTCCACCTGTAGAGGGGAAAGCTGGAACTTCAGTCAAGGGCCAAGAAATGCCACCTAAACCAGTTGAAGAAGCAGAAATACCTGTTGGAGAAAATGTAAGCTTAAGTGATGATGGATTATTTTTAGAGGCAGAAATGGAAGGGCAGGTTGTTTATACTAATCAAGTTGTTAGTGTGACTAAGATTCATAAAGTAAATGGTAATGTAAATTTAGAAACAGGAAATATTGATTTTAATGGTAGTGTAATAATTAATGGAAATATAGAAGATGGAATGGAAGTTAAAGCTACAGGAAATATTCATGTTAAAGGTTGTGTTTATAATGCTCAGGTGGAATCTGGGGGCCAAATCACAATAAATAAAGGTTTTATTGCTGGAGATAAAGGTTATTTAAAAGCTGAAGGTGATATTGAGGTTAAATTTGTCGAGAATGGAATAGTAGAAACTAAAGGTAGCTTAATAGTTAAACAGGCGATTATGCATAGTCAAGCTAATGCTAGGAAGAAAGTAATAGTTGAAGAAGGTAAGGGGTTAATAGTCGGGGGAGAGATTAGAGCTGGAATTGAGATTAGTGCTAAAGAAATAGGGTCTAATTTAGCTACTCCAACTGAAATTGGGGTTGGTGTCACTCCTCAGTTGAGAGATGAGTATAATAAGGTTAAAAGTAAATTAGAAACGAAAAAAGAAAAGTTAGAGGAGACAATAAAGAATATAAACTTATTAAATAAACAGGAGGCTAAGGGCAGACTAGAGGGAAAAAAAGAGCAGCTACTACAGCAATTAACTAACCAAAGAAATATTCTTTCCAGGAAAGTTAAGCGATTAAAGACTGAACAAAAAGAATTAACAAATAGATTAGAAGAAGATGTAAATGCAAGGGTGAAAGTCAAGAAGACTATTTACTCTGGAGTTAATATTATGATTGGAAATCAGTATAAAAAGATAAAGAAGAAAAATACGCATGTGCAGTATTATGCTGGTGATGAAGAGATTAAGTCTGCTTCTTATTAAATAGTCAAGTTTATTCTTGGCAAGGAGGTGTTAAGGTTGGTTGGCCCAATCAATCCTAAAGCATTTGTTCCTCGGTCATTAGAAGTTAGTAATCAAGAACAGACGATGAATGTACAGTATGAACAAGTAGCACAAGATTTAAAAAAACAGCATAAAAACCAACAACAAAGAGTTAATCAGTTAGAAGAAACTGAATCTAAACGGGTACGTGATGAAGAAAATAAAAAAGAGAAAAAGGATAAAAAAGACCAAGAAAAGCAAGATGATACAAAAGAGAAAGAAGATTTAGACCAAGAAACTCTTGGCAGGCATATTGATATTAAAGTTTAGTGATGATTAAAATCTCTAAAACGGAGTTGATAGGATGGAATATATAATTAGTAATATCGATTATATACTATTTGGAATAGGAATTATAATAATATTTATTTCTTTATTTTTAACTTATAGAGTTGATAGTGATAATGATGAATATTATATTGAATCAGAATTATTATCAAAAATTAGGGAAGTAAAAGAAGATATAGAGGAGAGTTTAGCTAATAAAGAATTTAAAGAAGTATTAGATGAGGAGATTAAACCTAATAAGTTTAATCAAGAAGTCACTTCACTAAAAAGATTAGCTAAAGATCTAGACCAGAAGGTAGAAAAAATAGCTAATAAATTAGATAGATTAGAAGGACGATTTGATAATAGTTTCCAGAAAAAGTTTTCAACTAAGCCAAGCCAAGAAAATGACTCTGTAAAATCTAAAGAGTACAAAAAGATTAAGAAATTAGTTGATGAAGGTTATACTCTAGCTGAAGTAGCTCAGAAGTTAGATATGGGTAATAGAGAAGTAAGACTAATTTGGAAGTTCAATTCACGGGGGTCAAAATAATGTTGCGACATATATTATTGGGGGTTGGGATTACATTAATTGTGGTAGCTTTAGTTTTAATGGGGGTTAATGTAGCTCAACCTTCTTTTGATAATTCTAAGAATAGAATTAATAATAAGCGGCAAACTATAATTAAGGAAGCCAGAAAACTAGGGATGGCTTTTCCTGGTGAAAATTATCAATCAGGAATCTCTTTAGAGCAGAATATAGATTTAGAAAAGGTTATTAGTTCATTAGCAAAAGAAAAATCTAAGCAATCAAATAGTGTTAAGGATCATTTGCGAGAAATCATAATTAATATTCCACAAGGAATGAATGGTAGACAAGTAGCAGGTTTGTTAGTAAGTAAAGGTCTTTTGAAAAATAAGACTAAATTTATAAAAACATTAAATAAATTCAATATAGAAAATAAAATTATGGCGGGGAGATATACTTTTTCTAGCCAAGCTTCCTTTATAGAGATATTATTGGTATTAATTGCTCCTAAGGAGGATATAAAATAGGCTAATATAAGGCTTAAAAAAATAGCGATAAATGTTGATATTGTTATTATGGTGTGGTATACTACATAACAGTGTGTAAAAAATGAAGATAGCACGCACATCTCTGGACTTTAATAAAGGTGCCCTTAGGGTCTTATTAAAGGTAGAAAGGGATGGAGGACTAAAAACCATGGAGGTGCAGTAATAATATGTCAGTAGTTACTATGAAGCAACTATTAGAAACAGGTGTTCATTTTGGACATCGAACTAGACGTTGGAATCCAAAGATGGATCCATATATTTTTACAGAAAGAAATGGGATCTATATAGTAGATCTTGAACAAACAGTTAAGTTAACTGAGGTAGCTTATGATTTTATAAGAGATTTAGCAAGTGAAGGAAAAGAAATTTTATTTGTTGGAACTAAAAAACAAGCTAAGCAAACAATTAAGCAAGAAGCTGAAAAATGCGGTATGCCATATGTTAGTGAAAGATGGCTTGGTGGTATGTTAACTAACTACCAAACTATTAGTAAACGAATCAGAAGATTAGAAGAGATAGAGCAAATGGAAGAAGATGGATTATTTGAAGTTTTACCTAATAAAGAAGTTATCGAATTAGAGAGAGAAAGAGATAAATTAGAGCGGTTCTTAGGTGGTGTTCGTCATATGGACGGACTACCTGATGCTATCTTTTTAGCTGACCCTCGTCAAGAGGAGATCGCGGTAGCAGAAGCTAATAAATTAGGTATTCCAGTAGTAGCTATTGTGGATACTAATTGTGATCCTGATTTAATTGACTATGTAATTCCAGGTAATGATGATGCTATTAGAGCGGTTAAACTATTAACTGGCATAATGGCAGATGCAGTATTAGAAGGTAAACAAGGTAATGTAGAAGAAGCTGAAGTTGAAGCTGAAGCTACTAGTGAAGAAGATACTGAAGAATAAATTTAAGGGCGTGGAATAAGGCGTAACTCGTCCTTATGAAGCGCCTTTTAACTACATAAGGAGGATTTAATTATGGGAATTTCTACAGCAGATATTAAAGAATTAAGAGAACAAACTGGAGCAGGAATGTTAGATTGTAAGAAAGCATTAGAAGAAAATGATGGAGATTTAGATGAGGCAGTTGATTATTTAAGAAAGCAAGGTATTGCTTCTGCAGAAAAGAAGGCTGGTCGAACTGCTTCTGAAGGTTTAGCATCTGTTAAAGCTGAAGGAAATCAAGCAGTAATTGCTGAGATTAATTCTGAGACTGACTTTGCTGCTAAAAATGATAAATTTCAAGAAGTTGTTGATCAGATGACTACTCATCTATTAACTAAGCAGCCAGCTGATGTAGATGAAGCATTAAATCAAACTCTAGTTGGTTCAGATAAGACAGTTGAAGAATACTTTAATGAAGCTATTTCTCAAATTGGAGAAAATCTTTCTTTCCGTCGTTTTAAATTGATCGAAAGAGCAGCTGATGAGGTATTTGGTACATATATTCATATGGGTGGTAATATTGGAGTTTTAACTTTACTTGAAGGTGGAGATGAGGACTTGGCCCGGAATGTAGCTATGCATATTGCTGCTGCTAATCCAGATTACTTATCTAGAGATGATGTTCCAGCAGAAGATGTAGAAAAAGAAAAGCAGGTATTACAAGAGCAAGCTGAAAATGAAGGAAAGCCAGAACATATTGTAGAACAGATTGTTAAAGGTAGGTTAAATAAGTTTTATAATCAAAATTGTTTAGTAGAACAAGAATATATTAGAGACACTGATAAAACAGTAGGAGATTTATTATCTGAAGCTGATGCTACAATTAAAGAGTCTGTTCGTTATGAAGTTGGAGAAGGAATTGAAGTTGAGGAAGAAGATTTTGCTGAAGAAGTTATGAGTGAAGTTAATGAGGTTAACAAGTAGAAATAGTACGAAAAAGAGAACACAGCTGTGTTCTCTTTTTTAAATTTCAAAGGGAACTGGGGGTTAAATTGATGTCAGAAACAGAATATTCAAGGGTAATTATTAAATTAAGTGGAGCTGCTTTAAGTGGAAATCAGGATTATGGTATTGACCCTCAATTTATTGAGTCTATTGCACAAGAAATCAAAGATGCAATAGCAACAGGAGTAGAAATAGCCATCGTAGTTGGCGGAGGAAATATTTTCAGAGGGATAGCTGGTAGTGCTCAAGGTATGGATCGTGCTACAGCTGATTATATGGGAATGTTAGCTACTGTAATGAATTCTCTAGCTTTACAAGATTCTTTGGAGACACTAGGATTATCTACTAGAGTACAGACTGCAATTGCTATGAGAGAAGTAGCTGAACCATATATTAGGCGTAGAGCTATTCGTCATTTAGAAAAAGGGAGAGTAGTTATCTTTGCAGCTGGAACTGGTAACCCTTTCTTTTCTACTGATACAACAGCAGCTTTAAGAGCAGCTGAGATTGATGCAGATGCTATTTTGATGGCTAAAGATGTAGATGGTATTTATGATTCTGATCCTGAACAGAATCCCAATGCAGTTAAATTTAAAGAATTAGATTATATTGATGTTTTAAATCGTGGTTTAGGAGTTATGGATTCTACTGCTGTATCTTTATGTATGGATAATAGTATTCCTTTAGTTGTTTTTGGCTTATCAAAGGATGGAAACATTAAAAGAGCTGTACTAGGTGAAAAAGTAGGTACTTTTGTTAAATAGAATTTAAAAAGGAGGTATAAAGATGATTAAAGGTGTAATGAATGATACACGTAAAAAGATGGAAGAAGTACTTGAAAGTATTGAAGGAAACTTTGCTAAAATTAGGACTGGAAGAGCTAGACCTTCTTTAGTAGAAGATATCAAAGCAGAGTATTATGGCCAGGTAACACCACTTAATCAAATGGCTCAAATTTCTGTTCCTGAGGCTCGTCAACTAGTTATTAATCCTTATGATAATAATGCTCTTGAAGATATTGAAAAAGCAATTTTAAAGTCTGATTTAGATTTAACACCTAATACTGATGGTGATTTAATTAGAATTAATATTCCTGAATTAACTGAGGAAAGAAGAAAAAAATTAGCTAAATTAGCTGATGAAAAAGCTGAAGAAGGAAGGATAGCTATTAGAGAAGTTAGACGAGAAGCTAACAATGAACTAGAAGATCTAGAGTCTAGTGGGGAAATCTCTGAAGATAATTACCATCGTGGGTTAGATAATGTTCAACAAATAACTGACGAATATATTAATAAAGTTGATACATTATTAGATAAGAAAAAATCAGCAATTATGAGTGTATAACCTTTAATATCCCCCTCTTTATCTGAGGGGGTTAAATTTTATAGATTTATGGATACTAGTTTAACTGTGTAAGATAGGAGGAAAATTGATGGGGCAGATTTTCGATTGGTTTAAGAATTTGTTGGTTAATTCTGAAGCTTCTGACGTGAATGTGCCACTTGATAAGCAAATTATACCTAAACATATAGCTTTGATTATGGATGGTAACGGGCGCTGGGCCAAAAAACAAGGGTACCCTCGTAGTAGGGGGCATCAAGTAGGAGTTAATACTTTAAAAAAGATTGTACAGATAGCTAGTAATTTGGGAGTTAAATACATCACTACCTATGCTTTTTCGACAGAAAATTGGCAACGGCCTCAAAAAGAAATAGATTTTTTAATGAATTTATTTAAAAAAACATTTGCTAAGGAAGCAGATAACTTTAATCAAAATAATATTAAGGTCAATATTATTGGCCGAAAAGATAGATTACCTGATTCTGTTTTAGAGCAAGTGAGAAAAATCATGAAATTAACTAGTGATAATAACGGTTTAACACTTAATATTGCTCTAGATTATGGTGGACGGGCTGAGATAATAAAAGCAGTCAAAGAAATGATTGAAAATACTAAACAAGAAAAGTTAAGTGAAACAAGACTGGCTAATGGATTATATACTTCTAGTCAACCAGATCCTGATTTATTGATTAGGCCAGGTGGTGAAAAACGGATTAGTAATTTTCTTATCTGGCAGATAGCTTATACTGAATTATATTTTACAGATATTTATTGGCCAGAATTTGGAGAGGAAGAGTTTTTAAAAGCAATTAAAGAATATCAAAAACGAAATAGACGTTTTGGTGGACTTAAAGAAGAGTAGGTGATAAAATGCTAATCAAAAGGGTGTTAAGTACTATTTTAGGGGTTCCCTTATTAGTACTTATTTTTAAAATTGGTGGCTGGATTTTTTTTGGATTTAATTTATTGGTTATAGCTGTAGGAATGAATGAGTATTATAAATTAGTAGAAGCTAAAGGAATTAAGGTAAATAAAATTTTAGGAGTTTTATTGGGTTGGTTATTAAATAGTGCAATTTATTTTGGCTTTAGTTCTCAACAGATTATAGCATTATTAATGTTAGGATTAGTTATAATTTTATTAAAACAAATATTAATTAAATTAGATAAAGCAGTAATTTTAACAACTGCAACAACTTATTTTGGTGTTTTTTATATGGCCGGTCTATTTAGTTACTTAACTTTATTATATAATTTACAATTTGAAACTTTACAGTCTTCTGCAATCATTATATGGTTACCAATTTTAGCAACATGGGTTACTGACACAGGTGCTTATTTTATAGGTAAGAGTTTAGGGCAAAATCCTCTTGCCCCTAAGATTAGTCCTAATAAGACAATTGAAGGTGCAATTGGCGGAGTAGTTAGTAGTATTTTAATTACAATATTATTTAGTGTGTACTTAGATTTTGGTTATTTATCTGGTATAGTATTAGGGACATTAATTGGGACCTTCGCTCAACTTGGTGATTTATCTGAGTCGGCTTTTAAAAGAGATGCCCAAATTAAGGATTCAGGTAATTTAATACCTGGTCATGGAGGATTATTGGATAGAATAGATAGTTTATTATTTGTGTTACCTGTTGCTTATTATTATTTAGAATTAGTATTGAGTTAATAGTAGGTGAAAAAATGAAAACTACTTATAAATTGGTCCTATTCTTTTTGCTTTTAATATTAGCTAGTCTCCTTTTTTTAAATTATGTAGTTGCATATCTATTACCTTTTGTAATTGCTATTATTGTAGCTAGTTTAATTGAACCAGTAGTTAATTTTTTACAGCAAGAGGGTAAATTATCACGTGGATTAGCTGTTGCTATTGTGTTAATAATAATTATTATTTTAATCAGTTTATTATTAGCTATTTGTTTTTCTAGATTATTTGTAGAATTAGATAATTTAGTTAATAATTTACCTGACTATCAAACTATAGGTAATAAGTTTCATTGGCTAGCTAAGCAAAACAAAGAATTGAGTGAATTGATGGAGGAATGGCAGCTTTCTGATTCAATTAAAAAAGCAATTAATAGTAATTTGCAAAAGATTTATGATAGAATTAAAAAGATGATTCAGTTAGTAATTACTTCTTTATTAGAAATTGTTAAACAGCTACCGCGCTTAGTAACGATTTTATTAATTAGTTTAATTGCTACTTTCTTTATTAGTAGAGATAAAAAATTAATTTTAAAGACTTTATTAAGTCCATTTCCTAAATACTGGCGTAAAAAAATATTGCAAGTACAAGTAGAAATTATTAGTGCTGGGGTAGGATTTATCAGAGCCCAAATGATTTTAATTTCAATTACTACTATACTTTCAATTATAGGATTAATAACTTTGCAAAGCGATTATGCTTTAGTAGCTGGTTTAGCTGCTGGAACATTAGATTTAATCCCTATTATTGGCCCTGGTATGGTTTATACACCCTGGATAATATATAATTTAGTAATTAATAATCTTCATTTTGCTTTAGGTCTATTAATTATCTACATAATAGTTACTATTACACGACAAGTAGCTGAAGCTAAAATAGTAGGAGAAAGTATAGGAGTTCATCCTTTGGCTACTTTGGTCTCAATGTATTTAGGTGTACAATTATTTGGAGCAACAGGTTTTTTTATTGGCCCAGCCTTAGTCATAATTTTAAAAGCAATAATTAATACAGGATTTATTTCACTAATTATTAATGATTAGAAAACGTATATATAATAAAGGAGGGAAGTCGTTTTTAATAACGACATGATTTATGAAACAGATATCTATTTTAGGTTCTACAGGCTCAATTGGAACGCAAACTTTAGAGGTAATAGAGAACTTAGATGAAGAAATTTCTGTAGTAGCTATAACTGCTAATAACAGTATAGATTTATTAGTTCAGCAGGCTAAAAAATTTAAAGTTGATTATGCAGTGATTATGAACGAAGAAAAAGTTAGTCAATTAGAAAGTAAGTTAACTGGTACTACAATTACTGTTTTATCTGGTTTAGAAGGTTTAACTAAAGTAGCTACTTTAGAGCAAGTTGATTTAGTAATTAATTCAGTAGTAGGTGCAATAGGTGTTAGACCTACTTTAGCAGCAATTAAAGCAGGAAAAGATATAGGTTTAGCTAATAAGGAAACATTAGTAACAGCAGGTTCTATTGTAACTAGAGAAGCTAAGAAAAATGGAGTAAAGTTGTTACCAATTGATAGTGAACATAATGCTATTTTTCAGGTCTTAAATGGTGAAAAATCAACTAGTATAAAAAGGTTAATTTTAACTGCTTCTGGAGGTCCATTTAGAGAAGCTACTGCATCAGAATTAAAAGAAGTTACAGTAGAGGATGCTTTAGATCATCCGAATTGGGATATGGGTGGTAAAATTACTATTGATTCAGCAACTTTAATGAACAAAGGATTAGAAGTCATAGAAGCCCATTGGTTATTTGATCTTAGTTTTGATAAAATAGATGTTGTAGTTCATCCACAAAGTATTGTTCATTCTTTAGTAGAGTTTAAAGATCATTCTACGATAGCTGAATTGGGATTACCTGATATGAAAGTACCAATTCAATATGTATTAACCTATCCTAATAGGAAAGAAAATAATTTAGAGAGTTTAAATTTAGCTGAAGTCAGAAAATTAACTTTTGAAGAAGCAAAGACTGATTTATTTTCTTGTTTAGAATATGCTTATCAAGCAGGTAAGGTTGGAGGAACAATGCCTGCTGTTTTAAATGCTGCTAATGAAATAGCAGTGAGTAAATTTCTAAGTCATCAACTTAAGTTTAATCAAATACCAGAGTTAATTTCTAAAGTAATCTCCAATCATCAAGTAGTTTATAAGCCTACGTTAGATCAAATTCTACAAGCAGATACTTGGGCTAGGAGTGAAGCCCAGAAAGTGGGGGATCAGATTTGTTAACTACTATTGTTTCTTTTATAGTTGTATTAAGTATATTAGTTTTTTTTCATGAATTAGGTCACTTTTTAGTAGCAAAATATGTAGGAGTACAAGTAGAAGAATTCGCTATTGGTATGGGACCTAAGTTAATTGGTCACCAGCAAGGAGAAACTTTATATTCAATACGAATTTTACCTTTAGGTGGGTTTTGTAAAATGACTGGTGAAATGCCGGTTGAT contains:
- a CDS encoding DUF2802 domain-containing protein, which codes for MEYIISNIDYILFGIGIIIIFISLFLTYRVDSDNDEYYIESELLSKIREVKEDIEESLANKEFKEVLDEEIKPNKFNQEVTSLKRLAKDLDQKVEKIANKLDRLEGRFDNSFQKKFSTKPSQENDSVKSKEYKKIKKLVDEGYTLAEVAQKLDMGNREVRLIWKFNSRGSK
- the tsf gene encoding translation elongation factor Ts — protein: MGISTADIKELREQTGAGMLDCKKALEENDGDLDEAVDYLRKQGIASAEKKAGRTASEGLASVKAEGNQAVIAEINSETDFAAKNDKFQEVVDQMTTHLLTKQPADVDEALNQTLVGSDKTVEEYFNEAISQIGENLSFRRFKLIERAADEVFGTYIHMGGNIGVLTLLEGGDEDLARNVAMHIAAANPDYLSRDDVPAEDVEKEKQVLQEQAENEGKPEHIVEQIVKGRLNKFYNQNCLVEQEYIRDTDKTVGDLLSEADATIKESVRYEVGEGIEVEEEDFAEEVMSEVNEVNK
- the pyrH gene encoding UMP kinase — its product is MSETEYSRVIIKLSGAALSGNQDYGIDPQFIESIAQEIKDAIATGVEIAIVVGGGNIFRGIAGSAQGMDRATADYMGMLATVMNSLALQDSLETLGLSTRVQTAIAMREVAEPYIRRRAIRHLEKGRVVIFAAGTGNPFFSTDTTAALRAAEIDADAILMAKDVDGIYDSDPEQNPNAVKFKELDYIDVLNRGLGVMDSTAVSLCMDNSIPLVVFGLSKDGNIKRAVLGEKVGTFVK
- the frr gene encoding ribosome recycling factor; the protein is MIKGVMNDTRKKMEEVLESIEGNFAKIRTGRARPSLVEDIKAEYYGQVTPLNQMAQISVPEARQLVINPYDNNALEDIEKAILKSDLDLTPNTDGDLIRINIPELTEERRKKLAKLADEKAEEGRIAIREVRREANNELEDLESSGEISEDNYHRGLDNVQQITDEYINKVDTLLDKKKSAIMSV
- a CDS encoding FliA/WhiG family RNA polymerase sigma factor; protein product: MAGINKLSEDKLWKKYKQNDSQAAKEELILRYIPLIKHIVGKIMVTIPDEYTFDDLVNYGVLGLIDAMKRFDYQRGIKFSTYALPRIKGAIYDELRRLDWVPTSIRRQAKEFAEVLGRLENKLGRSPTDEELKEELNLTNNEYNKLLARINISDNISLDKVITQQKNGLKIKDIIKSVSQEEPDQIFSYNETKRILGEAIDKLPDKEKLVISLYYHDDLTLQEIGEVMELTTARISQLHTKAIFRLRGHLSRKKDLLLG
- a CDS encoding phosphatidate cytidylyltransferase, translated to MLIKRVLSTILGVPLLVLIFKIGGWIFFGFNLLVIAVGMNEYYKLVEAKGIKVNKILGVLLGWLLNSAIYFGFSSQQIIALLMLGLVIILLKQILIKLDKAVILTTATTYFGVFYMAGLFSYLTLLYNLQFETLQSSAIIIWLPILATWVTDTGAYFIGKSLGQNPLAPKISPNKTIEGAIGGVVSSILITILFSVYLDFGYLSGIVLGTLIGTFAQLGDLSESAFKRDAQIKDSGNLIPGHGGLLDRIDSLLFVLPVAYYYLELVLS
- a CDS encoding isoprenyl transferase; translated protein: MGQIFDWFKNLLVNSEASDVNVPLDKQIIPKHIALIMDGNGRWAKKQGYPRSRGHQVGVNTLKKIVQIASNLGVKYITTYAFSTENWQRPQKEIDFLMNLFKKTFAKEADNFNQNNIKVNIIGRKDRLPDSVLEQVRKIMKLTSDNNGLTLNIALDYGGRAEIIKAVKEMIENTKQEKLSETRLANGLYTSSQPDPDLLIRPGGEKRISNFLIWQIAYTELYFTDIYWPEFGEEEFLKAIKEYQKRNRRFGGLKEE
- a CDS encoding periplasmic solute-binding protein, encoding MLRHILLGVGITLIVVALVLMGVNVAQPSFDNSKNRINNKRQTIIKEARKLGMAFPGENYQSGISLEQNIDLEKVISSLAKEKSKQSNSVKDHLREIIINIPQGMNGRQVAGLLVSKGLLKNKTKFIKTLNKFNIENKIMAGRYTFSSQASFIEILLVLIAPKEDIK
- the rpsB gene encoding 30S ribosomal protein S2; translation: MSVVTMKQLLETGVHFGHRTRRWNPKMDPYIFTERNGIYIVDLEQTVKLTEVAYDFIRDLASEGKEILFVGTKKQAKQTIKQEAEKCGMPYVSERWLGGMLTNYQTISKRIRRLEEIEQMEEDGLFEVLPNKEVIELERERDKLERFLGGVRHMDGLPDAIFLADPRQEEIAVAEANKLGIPVVAIVDTNCDPDLIDYVIPGNDDAIRAVKLLTGIMADAVLEGKQGNVEEAEVEAEATSEEDTEE
- a CDS encoding FapA family protein → MINQKVRVEGDTKEEALTKAYQLIQQQVDKEFDKSNISLNLVKEEKRLWGLMGTKKVYQAVLKLREETDIDGDFNILIKEEGIFLEVIQPQGDGAGVSLAAIEEQITEKEIIEVDQEAVSEALTLGQEKIKIAERKPELDRDAEINLEISDDQLKAYLDYIPALGGKKLTADEIIDQVKERGVIFGLREEEFRAKFNQDKELESFLIAQGEEPTPGEDGQLDFKFDLDRQEQKVNLKEDGTADFYNLNRIVNVESGDLLVEKIPPVEGKAGTSVKGQEMPPKPVEEAEIPVGENVSLSDDGLFLEAEMEGQVVYTNQVVSVTKIHKVNGNVNLETGNIDFNGSVIINGNIEDGMEVKATGNIHVKGCVYNAQVESGGQITINKGFIAGDKGYLKAEGDIEVKFVENGIVETKGSLIVKQAIMHSQANARKKVIVEEGKGLIVGGEIRAGIEISAKEIGSNLATPTEIGVGVTPQLRDEYNKVKSKLETKKEKLEETIKNINLLNKQEAKGRLEGKKEQLLQQLTNQRNILSRKVKRLKTEQKELTNRLEEDVNARVKVKKTIYSGVNIMIGNQYKKIKKKNTHVQYYAGDEEIKSASY
- a CDS encoding chemotaxis protein CheD; the protein is MSKRIRVRMADIKVGQADDIIITSGLGSCIGLTLYDSRTKVGGMAHIMLPKFPANKKKGNPAKYADTAIEMLLEQLESKGINKRRLEAKMAGGAQMFNLVNTNSKMRIGARNIEAVKEELNNYKIPLLGSEVGENYGRTMEFYTKTGEAKIKTVKHDDIIL